From the genome of Streptomyces sp. S4.7:
ATCGTCGCCGGTGAGCAGTTCATGAGCGTCTACAAGCCGTACCCGGCCGAGGCCGCCATCGCCGCCGAGATGGCCGTGAAGGTCGCCAAGGGCGAGTCGCTGGACTCGATCGCCAAGACGGAGCTCGACAGCGCCACCACCAAGGGCATCCCGTCGGTGCTCGTCCCGGTCGTCTCGCTGACCCAGGACAACATCAACGACACGGTGATCAAGGACGGCATCTACACCGTCGACGAGATCTGCACCGCGAAGTTCAAGTCCAAGTGCGACGCCATCGGCCTCAAGTAGCCGACCGGTCCGACCGCGGAAACCCGCCCTGAAGCCTGTCCGGCGCCCCGCCCTCAACTGTCCCGCTACCGGGCGGGGCGCCGGACGGACCACTTCAAGGCTTTTCCCGTGTCCCCCGCAGTTCTCTCTTCTGCTCGACCCCCGCGCCCACCCAGCCCCCGGGCGCGGTATCCCCGCCGGCCAGGCGGCGAAGGAGATGGTTTACGTGACCGCTACGCCCGTGCTGGCGTTGCGAGGGGTCTCCAAGCGGTTCGGTGCCGTGCAGGCGCTCACCGACGTAGAGCTTGAGGTCCACGCCGGACAGGTCGTCGCCCTCGTGGGCGACAACGGCGCCGGCAAATCGACGCTCGTCAAGACGATCGCCGGAGTCCACCCCATCGATGACGGTGTCATCGAGTGGGACGGCAGGCCGGTCGCGATCAACAAGCCGCACGACGCCCAGGAGTTGGGCGTGGCGACGGTGTACCAGGACCTCGCGCTCTGCGACAACCTCGACGTCGTGGGCAATCTGTACCTCGGCAGGGAGCTCCGCTCCTGGGGTGTCCTCAACGAGGTCGAGATGGAGCGCCGCGCCCGCGAGCTCCTCAACACTCTGTCGATCCGCATCCCCAGCGTGCGCATACCGATCGCCTCGCTCTCCGGCGGCCAGCGCCAGACCGTGGCCATCGCCCGGTCCATGCTCGGCGAGCCCAAGCTCGTGATCCTCGACGAGCCCACCGCGGCCCTCGGTGTCGAGCAGACCGCCCAGGTCCTCGACCTGGTCGAGCGGCTGCGCGAGCGCGGTTACGCCGTGATCCTCGTCAGCCACAACATGGAGGACGTCCGCGCGGTCGCCGACAAAGTCGCCGTGCTGAGGCTGGGCCGCAACAACGGCTTCTTCGACGTCGCCAGCACTTCGCAGGAAGACATCATCTCCGCGATCACCGGTGCCACGGACAACGCCGTGACCCGACGCGCGGCGCGCA
Proteins encoded in this window:
- a CDS encoding ATP-binding cassette domain-containing protein, which produces MVYVTATPVLALRGVSKRFGAVQALTDVELEVHAGQVVALVGDNGAGKSTLVKTIAGVHPIDDGVIEWDGRPVAINKPHDAQELGVATVYQDLALCDNLDVVGNLYLGRELRSWGVLNEVEMERRARELLNTLSIRIPSVRIPIASLSGGQRQTVAIARSMLGEPKLVILDEPTAALGVEQTAQVLDLVERLRERGYAVILVSHNMEDVRAVADKVAVLRLGRNNGFFDVASTSQEDIISAITGATDNAVTRRAARNVEVKK